In one Oleidesulfovibrio alaskensis DSM 16109 genomic region, the following are encoded:
- the ffh gene encoding signal recognition particle protein yields MFDTLSDRLSSVFKKFSGQKRLTEENVQEGLREVRLALLEADVNFKVVKQFIDRVRDKCLGQDVLKGLNPAQQVIKIVNDEMIELLGGETTGLDLRGQQPYVIMMVGLQGSGKTTSTGKLANHLRKSKMRPYLAPADVYRPAAIDQLKTLAAQLDLPVYDSTVQMNPVDIARNAVAAAREQQCNVVILDTAGRLHIDETLMQELVAIKEAVAPQEILFVADAMTGQDAVTVADAFNNALDITGVVLTKMDGDARGGAALSIKTVTGKSVKFVGMGEKLSDLEVFHPDRIASRILGMGDVLTLIEKAQTTIKEEEAEELGRKMQRAEFDFEDFRTQMRRMRKLGSLESIMKLIPGMGALREKLGDMQVPEKEMVRIEAIINSMTPQERRQPILMNTSRKERIARGAGTTVKEVDKLLSNFEGMRQMMKQVMGGGKKKKGKMPQLPGMGGKGMPDPSAMSGMGGLPGMGGFPGMPGMDGMQPSGPSKSDQKKKREQRKKDKQKKKQGKKKR; encoded by the coding sequence ATGTTCGATACGCTTTCCGACCGGTTGTCGTCGGTATTCAAGAAGTTCAGCGGCCAGAAACGGTTAACTGAAGAAAACGTGCAGGAAGGCCTGCGCGAAGTCCGACTTGCGCTGCTGGAGGCCGACGTCAATTTCAAGGTCGTCAAGCAGTTCATCGACCGTGTGCGCGATAAATGCCTTGGTCAGGACGTGCTCAAGGGCCTGAATCCCGCGCAGCAGGTTATCAAAATCGTCAATGACGAAATGATTGAACTGCTGGGCGGCGAAACCACGGGTCTCGACCTGCGCGGCCAGCAGCCTTATGTCATCATGATGGTGGGTCTGCAGGGGTCTGGTAAAACCACCTCCACCGGCAAACTGGCCAACCATCTGCGTAAAAGCAAAATGCGGCCGTACCTTGCACCGGCCGACGTCTACCGCCCGGCGGCCATCGACCAGCTGAAAACACTGGCGGCGCAGCTTGACCTGCCCGTGTATGATTCCACGGTGCAGATGAACCCCGTGGACATTGCCAGAAATGCGGTGGCCGCAGCCAGAGAACAGCAATGCAACGTTGTCATTCTTGACACCGCCGGCCGGCTGCACATTGACGAAACGCTCATGCAGGAGCTTGTGGCCATTAAAGAGGCCGTGGCTCCGCAGGAAATTCTGTTCGTGGCCGACGCCATGACGGGTCAGGACGCCGTGACGGTGGCAGATGCGTTCAACAACGCGCTGGACATCACCGGCGTGGTGCTGACCAAAATGGACGGCGATGCCCGCGGCGGCGCAGCCCTGTCCATCAAGACTGTCACCGGAAAATCGGTGAAATTCGTCGGCATGGGCGAAAAGCTCTCCGACCTTGAAGTGTTCCACCCTGACAGAATTGCCAGCCGTATTCTGGGCATGGGTGACGTACTGACGCTGATAGAAAAGGCGCAGACCACCATCAAGGAAGAAGAAGCTGAAGAACTGGGCCGCAAAATGCAGCGGGCCGAGTTCGACTTTGAAGATTTCCGGACTCAGATGCGCCGCATGCGCAAACTGGGTTCACTCGAAAGTATCATGAAGCTGATTCCCGGCATGGGTGCCCTGCGCGAAAAGCTGGGCGACATGCAGGTTCCTGAAAAGGAAATGGTCCGCATAGAGGCCATCATCAACTCCATGACGCCGCAGGAAAGGCGCCAGCCCATCCTGATGAACACCAGCCGCAAGGAACGTATAGCCAGAGGTGCCGGCACCACCGTGAAAGAGGTGGATAAACTGCTGAGCAACTTTGAAGGCATGCGGCAGATGATGAAGCAGGTCATGGGCGGCGGAAAAAAGAAAAAAGGCAAAATGCCCCAGCTGCCCGGCATGGGCGGCAAAGGCATGCCCGATCCTTCGGCCATGAGCGGTATGGGCGGACTGCCCGGTATGGGCGGCTTTCCCGGCATGCCCGGCATGGACGGCATGCAGCCTTCCGGTCCCAGCAAATCGGACCAGAAGAAAAAACGCGAGCAGCGTAAAAAAGACAAACAGAAAAAGAAACAGGGCAAGAAAAAAAGGTAA
- the rpsP gene encoding 30S ribosomal protein S16 yields MAVKLRLTRMGNKKRAFYRIIAINSEARREGRPLDYIGYYNPMVDPAEVKIDTEKVQKWLERGAEPTDTVRALLKKNAQ; encoded by the coding sequence ATGGCCGTTAAACTCAGACTGACCCGTATGGGCAACAAGAAACGCGCTTTCTACCGCATCATTGCTATCAACAGCGAGGCCCGTCGCGAAGGCCGTCCTCTGGATTACATCGGTTACTACAACCCCATGGTGGACCCCGCCGAAGTCAAGATCGACACCGAAAAGGTGCAGAAGTGGCTCGAACGCGGCGCCGAACCCACCGACACGGTACGCGCTCTGCTGAAAAAGAACGCACAGTAG
- a CDS encoding KH domain-containing protein: MLKELVEYIARSLVDKPDEVVVTEVEGEQTSVLELKVAKEDLGKVIGKQGRTARAIRTILGAASTKVRKRSVLEILE; this comes from the coding sequence ATGTTGAAGGAACTCGTCGAGTACATCGCCAGATCGCTTGTGGACAAACCCGATGAAGTGGTTGTCACCGAAGTGGAAGGGGAACAGACATCTGTTCTTGAACTGAAGGTGGCAAAGGAAGACCTCGGCAAGGTTATTGGAAAGCAGGGGCGTACAGCCCGTGCCATCCGCACTATCCTTGGCGCAGCCTCCACAAAGGTCAGAAAGCGTTCTGTTCTGGAAATTCTGGAATAA